The following are encoded together in the Oceanobacillus zhaokaii genome:
- the ppc gene encoding phosphoenolpyruvate carboxylase codes for MLETIDKNSLLQNDVNMLGNILGEILVLHGGKELFDKVETIREMTKSIRKKFDKETYMALKKEISNLKVPMRQQVIRAFSIYFHLINVAEQNHRIRRRRQYLLEEGTSQSFSLEKAVSKVSEYSLTDDEIQNVLDDLSIELIMTAHPTEATKRTVLGIQKRISENLQKLDNPLITKKEKASLKDSLFNEVLALWHTDELRHKKPEVLDEVKNGLYYFEHTLFDTLPDIFWELEMELEEQISEKDWEVPNFIRFGSWIGGDRDGNPYVTPEITWKTLEMQQALILKKYETSLVELFKRFSQSSERNSIDQQFIDQVKVDENTYLNEDERWRIKSEIYRRKFRVILKRLREIGKSARGYHNKEQLADDLKKILESAEAHLPRTKKLKSIRKLIRQVEMFGFHLATLDIRNHSREHEAAVHEILNAVHVADDYAALTEAEKQTVLIQVLNDPRPLLLSNDRYSKATQEMLDVFRMIKRAHEKFGKRAIEVYLISMTEAPSDLLEVLVLAKEAGLYRLNPNGTVESDLDVAPLLETIDDLKAGPEIMRALFETDIYRKQLAARNEHQEIMLGYSDGSKDGGTLSANWELFKAQKEIHRIARQNDIHLKFFHGRGGSLGRGGGSLNTSILSQPVETLGDGVKITEQGEVLSSRYLLKDIAYRNLEQAASALFESSARASSVPDKVELRKPEWEMAMEAMSEKALRKYQSLVFGDPDFLTYFHQATPLTELDALNIGSRPMSRKNSQRFEDLRAIPWVFAWTQSRHMIPAWYAAGTGLKTFIEKEDGNLEILQTMYKKWPFFHVTINNLQKALLTGDMTSAKEYLELVEDSAVAKRIFGDIVDEYERTKEAVLQISGNEALLSHSPNIQESVHLRNPYVDPLNFLQVDLIRKLRKTENPPEDLVTDVLLTINGVAAGLVNVG; via the coding sequence ATGTTAGAGACAATCGATAAAAATAGCTTATTGCAGAACGATGTCAATATGCTTGGAAACATCTTAGGCGAAATTTTGGTCCTCCATGGTGGTAAAGAGCTATTTGATAAAGTCGAAACAATACGAGAAATGACAAAAAGTATCCGTAAAAAATTCGATAAAGAGACATATATGGCACTAAAAAAAGAAATCAGCAATTTAAAAGTCCCAATGCGTCAGCAGGTGATTCGTGCTTTTTCTATCTATTTTCACTTAATTAATGTTGCGGAGCAAAACCACCGCATCAGACGCAGACGCCAGTATTTACTTGAAGAGGGAACAAGTCAATCCTTTTCCCTGGAAAAAGCAGTCAGTAAGGTAAGTGAATACTCCCTCACCGATGATGAGATTCAGAATGTGCTAGATGATTTATCGATCGAATTGATCATGACGGCTCATCCAACAGAGGCAACGAAGCGAACTGTATTAGGAATACAAAAACGAATATCTGAAAATTTACAGAAATTGGACAACCCGCTAATCACAAAAAAGGAAAAAGCATCTTTAAAAGATAGCTTATTTAATGAGGTCTTGGCTTTATGGCATACCGATGAATTAAGGCACAAGAAACCAGAAGTGTTGGATGAAGTGAAAAATGGCCTTTATTATTTCGAACATACATTATTTGATACATTGCCAGATATATTTTGGGAATTGGAGATGGAGTTAGAGGAACAGATTTCTGAGAAAGACTGGGAGGTACCGAATTTTATCCGATTCGGCTCCTGGATTGGTGGGGACAGGGATGGAAATCCGTATGTGACACCAGAAATCACTTGGAAGACATTAGAAATGCAGCAGGCACTGATATTGAAGAAATATGAAACGTCCCTTGTTGAGTTATTCAAGCGGTTTAGCCAATCGAGTGAACGCAATTCCATTGATCAGCAATTTATCGATCAGGTGAAGGTTGATGAGAACACTTATTTAAATGAGGATGAGCGATGGCGTATCAAGTCGGAGATCTATCGACGTAAATTTAGAGTTATTCTAAAACGCCTGCGTGAAATAGGAAAATCAGCCCGTGGTTATCATAATAAAGAGCAGTTAGCGGATGACCTTAAAAAGATCCTGGAGAGTGCAGAGGCACATTTACCAAGAACTAAGAAGTTGAAATCCATTCGAAAATTAATCCGTCAAGTCGAGATGTTTGGATTCCATTTAGCAACATTGGATATCCGAAACCATAGCAGAGAACACGAAGCGGCAGTCCATGAAATTCTAAACGCCGTTCATGTTGCAGATGATTATGCCGCTCTTACAGAAGCAGAGAAACAAACGGTATTGATTCAAGTCTTGAACGATCCAAGACCATTGCTGCTTTCCAATGATCGATATTCTAAAGCAACTCAGGAAATGCTGGATGTTTTTAGAATGATCAAACGTGCTCATGAAAAATTCGGCAAACGTGCGATCGAGGTTTATCTAATCAGTATGACGGAGGCTCCAAGTGACCTTCTGGAAGTTTTAGTACTTGCTAAAGAAGCGGGACTCTATCGTCTGAACCCAAATGGAACAGTGGAAAGTGATCTTGATGTTGCACCATTATTGGAAACAATCGATGACTTGAAAGCTGGACCAGAAATCATGCGAGCATTATTTGAAACAGATATATATCGCAAACAGCTCGCAGCACGCAATGAGCATCAGGAAATCATGCTTGGTTATTCGGATGGGAGCAAAGATGGGGGTACATTAAGTGCAAACTGGGAGTTATTTAAAGCCCAGAAAGAAATCCATCGCATCGCAAGGCAAAACGACATTCATTTGAAATTCTTCCATGGACGCGGCGGATCATTAGGCCGCGGAGGCGGTTCATTGAATACGAGTATCCTTTCTCAACCAGTGGAGACTTTAGGAGATGGCGTAAAAATCACGGAACAGGGAGAAGTGCTTTCTTCCAGATACTTACTCAAAGATATCGCCTATCGAAATCTGGAGCAGGCGGCTTCTGCATTATTTGAGTCAAGTGCTAGAGCTTCAAGTGTCCCTGATAAGGTAGAACTGCGAAAACCGGAATGGGAAATGGCAATGGAAGCCATGTCAGAAAAGGCTTTGAGAAAATATCAATCGCTTGTGTTTGGCGATCCCGACTTCCTGACATATTTCCATCAGGCAACACCACTAACAGAATTAGATGCATTAAATATCGGCTCACGGCCGATGAGCAGGAAAAACAGTCAACGGTTTGAAGACTTGCGTGCTATTCCTTGGGTATTTGCCTGGACACAATCCAGACATATGATCCCTGCTTGGTATGCAGCAGGCACAGGTTTGAAAACCTTCATTGAGAAGGAAGATGGTAATTTGGAAATCCTGCAAACAATGTATAAAAAATGGCCATTCTTCCATGTAACAATCAATAATCTGCAAAAGGCCCTGCTTACAGGTGATATGACTAGTGCCAAGGAGTATTTAGAATTAGTCGAGGATTCTGCAGTGGCAAAACGGATATTTGGAGATATTGTTGATGAATACGAACGAACAAAAGAGGCAGTGCTGCAAATTTCCGGTAATGAAGCATTACTTAGCCATTCGCCAAATATACAAGAGTCTGTTCATCTTCGCAATCCATACGTCGATCCACTTAATTTCCTGCAAGTGGATTTGATCCGGAAATTAAGAAAAACAGAAAACCCGCCAGAAGATCTGGTAACTGATGTGTTGCTGACAATCAATGGTGTCGCAGCAGGGTTGGTTAATGTAGGGTGA